The following DNA comes from Capsicum annuum cultivar UCD-10X-F1 chromosome 7, UCD10Xv1.1, whole genome shotgun sequence.
AAGATGGGCTACTTTAGAAGTATCCAACATTCACCCGATGACTTTTTTgtagagtccgagcaacatattGGAGAAATGAGTAGATAAAACACTTATTGGAGAAATACATTGTCATGTAGGATTTTGTATAGAGTGTGGTATTTTTGAAGGAGCTGAGTGTGTGTTTGCTCATGCTATTTCTTGGCATATGTTTCGTGATGTAGCACAttaaactatctgaacatctTTTGAACAAGCTTTTCTGGATTCAACCCGTCTATCTTGTTTTTTTTAATCTGAAAGCAAGTACGAAACTCTTATCAAGATGTGTTGCTTAACTTTTATTTCTGGGCTCTTTCCATATAATAGATAATAGAGACATGGGTGAGGGAGGTGTACCAGTTCCTGAGTCTGTATTAAAGAAGCAGAAAAGAAGCGAGGAGTGGGCCCTTGTAAAGAAGCAAGAGCTTGAAGTTGCCAAGAAAAAGAATGCTGCTAATCGCAAACTGATCTATAATAGGGCTAAACAGTACGCCAAGGAGTATGCAGAGCAGGTAATTACAAGCTCGATTCCCAGTAGACTATgctgattgttttttttttctctattattgAGGTACTTATGAGTTCCGATTTATGCGTTTAGGAGAGGGAGTTGATCCGTTTGAAGCGTGAGGCAAGATTGAAGGGAGGATTCTATGTCGACCCAGAGGCGAAGTTGCTCTTCATCATCAGAATCCGTGGGTAAGATGGCTGTTGGATTGTTTGATCCATGTGATTTGATGAATAAAGTCTTGTTTTGACTGTCATTTCAAATTTTTAGGATTAACGCAATGGCTCCTCAGACAAAAAAGATTCTGCAGCTTCTCAGATTGCGACAGGTAATTTATTGATGTTTCCTatttaatatgtataaaaatCCGTAAGAGGATAGTACGGTCTGGAGGTCTTGCATTTGCGTAGAAGGTTAGTAGTGAGTAGAGTGTTGTCTTGCTTTCGGATGGTTTAGGCTTGTTGCTGTCTGTCGTAGAACTAGTCGAATCCTTGTAGTTCTTTCTTATGATATCTATCATCAtatgttgttatttctttttttgtgttttgattaccATTCTATTTTGCAGCTGTTATTGTTCCTTTCTTATAGGCTCTTGTTCTCTTTCCTAATACTGCAATGCTTTCTTCACTATTCTCTTCTTCTGTTACCTGGATTTTGTTGCACTTGAGCCGAAAGCCGAGGGTCtctcggaaacagcctctctacctccacaaGGTAGTATTAAGGTCTGCGTACAAtctacactctacccttcccagaccccacacTTGCGGggtttcactgggtatgttgttgttgctgcttcaaGTTTTAAGCTGTCTCATGTCGCTCAAAAATATGGTCTACCTTATGTATTGTTTGAATCTATTTTCCCTTCTTTGGTTTCCATGCCCCTTATTAGCTTAAGAGACTCAAGTCGCTCAACTTGGCTGTGGATTGCACCATTATTATTGTCATGTAGTGTTCTTTTCAACCCGAAAGAGATTTAGAGTGGCATTTCAACTTCCAATTTCAACTGTTACTGTCATGCCAAGACAAACCTTGACATTCAACTTTGAGTGGAGGAGCGGATTCATTGCTTCCATTTTCTTATCATGTAGGACTTTGCATTATTTTGTTGATTCATTCATTAAACTTTCTTATCATGTAACCTTGCCCGATTTGATCCTAAGCCGCGTGATAGTACATGATTGGACTGCCATTTTACTTTGtgcatattttacccttttttttttttggttatttcattATTTCCGCCAGTGAATTGTTACCGTTACTGAGTCTAAGCTGTGTTGCGAAAGGACATAACCAATCTATGTCCAGGCATTACAGCTATGTTCTTGTTTTAGATAGCCGGTTACTGTTCTTTTGGGGATCCTTGCTGAAGATGTGTAACTTACCAATGAATTGCTTTTAAACTTTTGTCATTGAATATctgtttgttttttctttatatgaGTCTCTCttattattcattttctattaCTTCCCTGGCTCATTTCGGTCCGGCTAATGAGATGAATATGTGCTATGCGACAGATCTTCAATGGTGTCTTCCTGAAAGTTAACAAGGCCACCGTGAACATGCTGCATAGGGTTGAACCATATGTTACATACGGGTATCAATCTATTTGTTTTCTCTATTCCCTTTTgaggttgattttgattttggagtttcACTGTCTGTTATTGATTGAATGATGCATCTCGTTAATCTTTCCAGGTATCCCAACTTGAAGAGTATTAAAGAATTGATCTACAAACGAGGTTATGGGAAGGTAGACAAGCAGAGAATTCCTTTGACCGACAATGCAGTCATTGAGCAGGTTTGTGCACAATTTATTTGAAATCATAGTATACAATCAAACCTCTctttaacatgaaaaattgagTCTAAAATGAACTTGGCCATTATATAGAGGTCAGACAGTCCCCAAAGCTTTCAAACAAATGATTCCTTAATTTCTTCTGTTTTTCAACGAAAGTCACCTATGTTGCAGGTTTTGGGCAAGCATGGAATTATCTGCATTGAAGATCTTGTCCATGAGATAATCACCGTGGGACCTCACTTCAAGGAGGCTAACAACTTCCTATGGCCATTCCAGCTCAAGGCACCTCTTGGTGGACTTAAAAAGAAGAGAAACCACTATGTTGAAGGCGGTGATGCTGGAAACCGCGAGAATTTCATCAATGAGCTCATCAGGAGGAT
Coding sequences within:
- the LOC107855212 gene encoding 60S ribosomal protein L7-2 — translated: MGEGGVPVPESVLKKQKRSEEWALVKKQELEVAKKKNAANRKLIYNRAKQYAKEYAEQERELIRLKREARLKGGFYVDPEAKLLFIIRIRGINAMAPQTKKILQLLRLRQIFNGVFLKVNKATVNMLHRVEPYVTYGYPNLKSIKELIYKRGYGKVDKQRIPLTDNAVIEQVLGKHGIICIEDLVHEIITVGPHFKEANNFLWPFQLKAPLGGLKKKRNHYVEGGDAGNRENFINELIRRMN